TATTTAGGAAACGGATCAAAATGGaaacaatttctatttttagggaatTAAGAAAGTACTGTATAATTAGAAACTATATAATGAATACTACTTAAAAACCATATAAATGAAACTATATAATAAATTCTACTTAAAAACCATATAAATGTTAATAACCCACCCTGACCATCTAGCCCACTGGGTCAAATACATCCTCCCTCCGTTCTACAATAGTGGAGGTGTTTTTTTCAGCACgcgatttgaaaaaaaattgtgcTAAGTAAGTTAGGTGAAATAACatatgaaaaagatagaaagatgaagaaaaaataaaatatcgtacagaacggagggagtatataactaAGTTTTCCTTTATTATTCTATTTGAATTTTACTAATGCCCTTTCGGTCACCTAACTTTATTTTTAGTATATactaatgcatttaattaaagtGTGATGCTGCCAGACTACCTTTGATTGATTGTTTTAATATATCctaatagttttttttattattgattctTGATGTTTTTCCTAAGTTACATGGTCCACAGTCCACTCAATTTCTTACAACCAGTATTTTAATAATACTCTGTCCATCTTATttagaataatatttttttccaacacGAGATACTGTTTATATAGCATGTTAGtctgaaagaaaataaaataaacaaaaataaaagtaaaaggacttgtattttattttagaaattgaACGCgatatttcaaaaaaataaatggtACAGAAAAATTACTCCAATATAAGCTACCTTTTCTGATTCATGCATGATTAGAAATTTGCACAATATATTCCATATGAATATACATGTAGTGGAAAATAATTACAATGATGGTTCATATTATTTCGAATACAAAAAGGAACGaaactttaaatttattatGTGATAACATGAGAAGTGCCAAATTAATATTTCGAATCAGAACTATTGTAATTAGCTACGTAATCTTGTATCAAAAAGTCTTTCTATATatgaagttatttttttagaatcATATATTAAGAAGTACAGTACCTTTTTTTTTGTACAATATTTTACagtaatatactaatatttatctagGCTAATTTATATAGACGCATACCTAAACAGAATATAATGATATTTAATACTGTCCCTCAACCTAGTGATTGCGCCAAAATCGAATATATGATCATAATTTCATACTACAATTTTGTGCTctgtaattttgtttttatgcAATAGATTTGGTCCAGTCTGCCAAATAATTGATACTTTCTCAGAGGAAGGACAGTTTTTTGGCCTGgacttattattttttatatttatgatcATTTTTTATACATTTGTATTGCATCACATGTATTTTGACAACATATTAATAATGAACTCTAATTAATTAGGTGGagcattcatttttttatttgatttttggtAAATCTGAATcgattaaaaaataaagtatgagtGAGTAGAAATCTGAACCAATTcaatatattcaaatattttacttttttataattaaatttgaactgtctgaaaaataaaaaatgttaacaAAATTCCAAAATATAAGAAATTAGGAAATACTATCTTTCTCACTATTATTTGAACAAGTATTTTATTTAGCTAAAATTACAATtcaaaataatttgattttttggatttttgcGATTAAAAACAGAGCGTactgtataaaaaaaattagaattttgaAGAATAAACTTTTGAATCAATATGAACTAAATTGAATACTCCTTATGGCTACTGTCAATAGTCAATAGTAAAtgtcacgagttttaatgcaaaaataataattatgaaagaaaaacattataaatattattaatggtaaataaaactcattttattatgaaattaaatttacaaaatatgtaaaaatgaacgaatcataataaataaaagtcgAATATTATTGTGGACAGATAACgtattcattttaatttgatttagttATTTGAGTTACAGATATTTTGTTCACAATCTAATATTCGTTTCTAATTTGTTAGATGACAAAAAGTTCTGACAGATATCATCATCAGATCAATTCCTATTTCAGATTGACAAAAAAACGTGTCAAGTTTTAATTAGCTTATTTTCATGTCGGGTACAGATAAAAGCACCCAAAATCATATTGTATAAAAAATTACAGTAacattttgtgttttttaaatGGAGACAGAAGATAATTTAAAGATAAAAAGCAAACAACTTTATTAaggttaaaaaaattaacaataatGTTCTCAATATATTACTATAACAAATTTCAATGATTGTCATTGTCTACATGCACCTCAATCAATAGTTGATTAGTATACATAACACAacactaatatttttttataacggTAAAATCTTCATCATCTTAATATCCTTAATCAAACggtcaaaatcaagaaacgaagACCCGCCCGGGCTCACGCTCATCTTAGCAAACTTCGCCATCTCATTGGCCCTCTCCGAGAACTCGTCCTTCCTAGACCCCATAACCTCCCTAACCATCTCCGCCACGACAACTCTGTCGCAAATATCCTTCATGTCAAGGCCCAGCCTCCAGACCTCCTCCACGTACCTACTGTTGACTTGCTGGTCCGCGTGGAACGGCCAGCAGATCATAGGTTTTCCTGCGACCACGCTTTCCAGAGTCGAGTTCCACCCAGAGTGTGTCAGGAACCCCCCGACCGAGGGGTGGGCCAGCACCTCCTCCTGCGGGGCCCACCCCACCACACACCCTCTCTCCTTTGTCCCCTGGGACAAATACAAAGGGACGATGACATCATCATCGCCGTGTTTGGGCCCGGGCCCCAACACGGATCCGGGCCGGCGGGCCCACAGGAATCTTGACCCGCTGTCGACCAATCCGTGCCAAATCTCGTACAATTGGTCTCTTGTCATGACAGCAAGACTTCCAATGCTAACATAGATGACAGATTTGGAGGGCTGTTTGTCGAGCCAAGAGATGCAGGTCTTGTCCTCTTCCCAGATGCTGTCGGAGGCGATAGAGTGTTCGCCTCCCGGCAGCCGGGATTTGAGGTGGGCGTGGAGGGGGCCGACGGCGTAGATGTTGGGGGAGATGGTGAGCATTTGGGAGAGGATCGGAGCCTCGAGGTGGTGGAATGTGTTGAAGATGAGGCCTTGAGCTAAGGGAATGTGGCTGGCTTCTTCGATGACCAGCTGTATTATCGGATCGTTCACGTCTTTGATTCGACAGAAGCTAGGTAGATCGCGCCGCCGTATCACGCCGTCGGTTCCGGCGACGACTTCGTCTAGCTCTTCATCTTTATAACGCCAaaccattaataaaaaaattagatttcaaaaaattagaaaaataaaaaacaatcgttcaaataaataaataaaactatattTCTGCCTAATGGTATTGATTTGCCTTTAAATGATGAAATTAAATCCGCAACCAAATTCATTTTTTGTTGTGAATTGCTCCTTAAAAAGGTATAATCACGACTAAATCTATTAAATCAGTAACAGAAAAAtagatttaaaaataaataatattttctggCTAATAGTAGTTGTTTTGCCTTTTGTTGATGAAGCATAATTCACGAACAAATTCATTTTTGGTCGTGAATTGTTCGTTAAATAGGTCTATACATGACCAAATTGTGATGCGAATTGCCTTGTTAATATAGCGAATAATCCACACATAATCACGAAACAGAATTAAAAAGGTTAAGAATTATTTATCCAGTTCATTATCATAAAAATACATTATCATATTAAGTAATAATATCATCAAAAAAATATCAAGTCAAAAGAT
This DNA window, taken from Salvia splendens isolate huo1 chromosome 18, SspV2, whole genome shotgun sequence, encodes the following:
- the LOC121775996 gene encoding 7-deoxyloganetic acid glucosyltransferase-like — encoded protein: MGKETSPSPHVVIFPLPLQGPVKCMLKLAEMLSLAGIRVTFVNSHHVHRRLPDPAYFSKYPNFRFQTLPDGLPDGLPDDNPRSGDQILDLLWAMEAVSQPAFREILSSGSPAATCLIAEGVFSWCASVAADVGVPLLYFDTISPCGLWGLLSLPNLIQSGEFPFTDEELDEVVAGTDGVIRRRDLPSFCRIKDVNDPIIQLVIEEASHIPLAQGLIFNTFHHLEAPILSQMLTISPNIYAVGPLHAHLKSRLPGGEHSIASDSIWEEDKTCISWLDKQPSKSVIYVSIGSLAVMTRDQLYEIWHGLVDSGSRFLWARRPGSVLGPGPKHGDDDVIVPLYLSQGTKERGCVVGWAPQEEVLAHPSVGGFLTHSGWNSTLESVVAGKPMICWPFHADQQVNSRYVEEVWRLGLDMKDICDRVVVAEMVREVMGSRKDEFSERANEMAKFAKMSVSPGGSSFLDFDRLIKDIKMMKILPL